The genomic interval ATGGTTCATCCCTCTGCCACGCGCTGAATGCGAGCCCCCAGGGCGCGCAATTTTTCGTCCACCCGCTCGTAGCCGCGGTCGATCTGGCGAATGTTGCGGATTTCCGAGGTGCTGTGGGCGGCCAGAGCGGCCAGCACCAGGGCCATCCCGGCCCGGATGTCGGGGCTTTCCAGTTGTTCGCCGATGAGTTCGCTGGGTCCACTGACGATGACCCGGTGGGGGTCACAAAGCACGATTTGTGCGCCCATGCTTACCAGTTTGTCGGTAAAGAACATGCGGCTGGGGTACATCCAGTCGTGGAAGAGGATGGTGCCTTTGGCCTGAGTGGCCACCACGATGGCGATGCTCATCAGGTCGGTGGGAAAACCCGGCCAGGGCATGGCGCTGATTTCGGGGATGAATTCCCCCAAATCGCGCTGGATTTCCAGCGATTGTCCGGCCGGGACGAGGACATCCGCTCCCTCGGTCTGCCAGTCCACGCCCAGGCGGTTGAACACCAGGCGGATCATGTCCAGATGTTGGGGGCCAGCGTTGCGGATGCGGATGCTGCCGCCGGTGAGGACCGCCGCGCCGATAAAACTAACCACTTCTAAGTAGTCGGCGCCGATGGTGAATTCGGCCCCGTGGAGCCGCTCCACGCCCTGGATGTGGAGCACATTGCTGCCCACACCTTCGATGTGGGCGCCCATGGCGTTAAGCAGGTGACAGAGTTCCTGAACATGGGGCTCCGAGGCGGCGTTACGGATGACCGTTTCACCACGGGCCAGAACGGCAGCCATGATGGCGTTTTCGGTGGCCGTCACCGAGGCCTCATCGAGTAGGATGTCGGTACCGCGTAGTCCCTGAGCGCGAAAGGTGAAGCGCTTGGCGCGCCGGTCGTAGGCCGCTTCGGCACCCAACGCCCGCA from Anaerolineae bacterium carries:
- the murA gene encoding UDP-N-acetylglucosamine 1-carboxyvinyltransferase; the encoded protein is MEKFIIEGGFPLQGEVTPSGNKNAALPLLAACLLTDEPVVLHNVPQIRDVLTMRALLQSLGVRIDTLDDHTWRIHAQEVHPADLDPHLTRAIRASILLAGPMMARTGQLELPPPGGDVIGRRRVDTHVLALRALGAEAAYDRRAKRFTFRAQGLRGTDILLDEASVTATENAIMAAVLARGETVIRNAASEPHVQELCHLLNAMGAHIEGVGSNVLHIQGVERLHGAEFTIGADYLEVVSFIGAAVLTGGSIRIRNAGPQHLDMIRLVFNRLGVDWQTEGADVLVPAGQSLEIQRDLGEFIPEISAMPWPGFPTDLMSIAIVVATQAKGTILFHDWMYPSRMFFTDKLVSMGAQIVLCDPHRVIVSGPSELIGEQLESPDIRAGMALVLAALAAHSTSEIRNIRQIDRGYERVDEKLRALGARIQRVAEG